One genomic segment of Penaeus chinensis breed Huanghai No. 1 chromosome 24, ASM1920278v2, whole genome shotgun sequence includes these proteins:
- the LOC125038016 gene encoding uncharacterized protein LOC125038016, giving the protein MGLNAISLSMLVAAASAALQTYSVPPGNLDGVSLHVGAGISQSVDNLAGTEHSSGARPSTSGGHTAHVNGFTTICRDGEVIHVDGTCVLPAISRKVYVYEIPEQPQEPSGPPLNIPPPRVNHNVVFVRLPEEGPEPEPIILPPPRQQSIVYVLNKKTEEGRRVIEVPAHPQSSPEVYFINYQNGENPALPIGIDLETALGSAAAANGLVLGGAGGLSDANGRFGVAGGATGGHGKLGGATGAARDHSSLAFGKVGGVTGAAGSFVAETGNHGGFSGVPTILYRTP; this is encoded by the exons ATGGGGCTTAATGCG ATCTCATTATCAATGCTAGTTGCAGCAGCATCTGCTGCACTCCAAACCTACTCTGTACCACCTGGAAACTTGGATGGCGTGTCGTTACATGTAGGAGCTGGCATCTCTCAAAGTGTAGATAATTTAGCTGGCACTGAGCATTCTAGTGGTGCTCGACCCTCTACTAGTGGTGGGCACACTGCACATGTCAATGGATTTACAACTATATGTAGAGATGGCGAAGTCATTCACGTTGATGGTACTTGTGTTCTTCCAGCGATTTCAAGGAAGGTGTACGTCTATGAGATTCCCGAACAGCCTCAGGAACCCAGCGGCCCACCATTAAATATTCCACCGCCTCGTGTCAACCACAATGTCGTGTTTGTACGTCTACCAGAAGAAGGACCAGAGCCTGAACCCATCATTCTTCCTCCACCAAGGCAACAAAGTATTGTCTATGTCCTTAACAAGAAGACTGAAGAGGGTAGGCGTGTGATCGAAGTACCAGCTCATCCTCAGTCCAGTCCTGAAGTTTACTTCATCAACTACCAAAACGGAGAAAATCCGGCTCTTCCCATTGGTATAGATCTTGAAACTGCTCTCGGTTCAGCAGCAGCAGCGAACGGTCTAGTCCTCGGTGGCGCAGGAGGACTTAGTGACGCTAATGGTAGATTTGGAGTAGCAGGAGGTGCTACTGGAGGCCATGGTAAACTCGGTGGAGCCACTGGTGCCGCAAGAGACCATAGTAGCCTCGCGTTCGGTAAAGTTGGAGGAGTCACAGGAGCTGCCGGTAGTTTCGTGGCGGAAACTGGAAACCACGGAGGTTTCAGCGGCGTCCCTACGATCCTATATCGAACCCCGTAA